The DNA window GTCGGCCGCGGCGGGCGCTCGTGGAGCGATCCGCGCTGCGCAGGCGGTGGCCGCGGGAGCGGGGTGCGATGCTCATTCGCGCCCCAGGTCTCGGTGGCGGATGCGCACGGGGTGACCGGCGCCGCGCAGCTGGTCCCCGATCCTCTCGGCGACGGCCACGCTGCGGTGCTTGCCGCCGGTGCAGCCGATCGCGAGAGTCGTGAAGTGCTTGTTCTCGACGCTGTAACCGCGCAGCACGGGGGTGATCATCTCCAGGTAGCGCTCGACGAACTCGGCGCCGTTCGCATCCCCCAGCACGAAGTCCGCGACCTCGGGATCGGTGCCCCGCTTGGGCCGCAGCTCGGGGACCCAGTACGGGTTCGGGATGAAGCGCACGTCGCTGACGTGGTCGGCCTCGAGCGGGATGCCGTACTTGAACCCGAAGGAGAGCATGGTCACCGTGAGCTGCTGCTCGGCGCTCGTGCCGAAGGTGGCGCGCATCTTCATCGTCAGCTGATGCACGTTCAGCGGCGCGGTGTCGATGACGAGGTCCGCCATGCGTCGGTACGGGGCGAGCATCTCCCGCTCGCGCCGGATCCCCTCCAGCACCCCCTCCTCGCCCTGCAGCGGATGCGGGCGGCGCACGGAGTCGAAGCGGCGCACCAGCGTCGACTCGTCCGCGGTGAGGAAGAGCAGGCGCAGGCGCAGATCCGCCTTGCGCAGATCGGCGACGACGTCGGAGAGCTCGTTGAAGAACGGACCGGAGCGGGGATCGACCACCACTGCGAAGCGGTTCTCCCGGCCGACGGCCGAGGCGCGCAGCTCGTACAGCTGACCGATCAGCTGCGGGGCGATGTTGTAGACGACGTACCAGCCCATGTCCTCCAGAGCATGGGCGGCCGTCTCCCGGCCGGCACCGGCGAGGCCGGTGATGATCACGACGTCGCCGCGGGTGTCGGTGCTCGGTCCGGGCGCGTGGTCCTCGCTCACAGGGCTCCTTCCAGGACGGGTCAGCGGGCTCGGGGGCGGTCTGCGATCGGCGGATCGGCGATCGCCGGTCAGCGCTCGATGATCTCGCCGGTCGCCGTGTCCACGGCGACGCCGAGCGCCGCGTCCTCGATGACGGTGTCCGCTTCCGCGTCCTCGTCCGGCTCCGCCGCGCTCCCCTCCTCGGATCGTAGCGCGAGCGCGATCTGCGCGGCCAACGCGGGCCCGATCCCGTCGACCTCGACCAGCTCCTCCTCGCTCGCCGCCCGGATCGCGGAGACCGTCACGAAGCGGTCCAGCAGGGCGCGCCGACGGGCCGGGCCGAGGCCCGCGATGCCGTCGAGGGCGCTGGCCTGCATCGCCCGACCGCGCTTGGAGCGGTGGTAGGTGATCGCGAAGCGGTGGGCCTCGTCCCGCAGCCGCTGGACGAGGAACAGCGCCTCGCTGGTGCGGGGCAGGATCACGGGGTACTCGTCGCCGGGCAGCCAGATCTCCTCGAGCCGCTTGGCGATCCCCGCCAGGGCGATGTCCGTGATGCCGAGGTCGTCGAAGGCCTGCTGCGCGGCCGCGACCTGCGGCGGGCCGCCGTCGACGAGGATGAGGGAGGGCGGGTAGGCGAAGCGCCGGTAGCGGCCCTGCTCCTCCTCGGCGGGCTCGGACGGGTCGAGGTGGTGCTTCAGGCGCCGGCTGATCACGTCGTACATCGAGGCGGTGTCGTCCCGGGCCGCTGCTCCGGTCACGGCGTAGCGGCGGTACTCGCTCTTCTTGGGCAGGCCGTCCTCGAAGACCACCTGCGAGCCCACCACGTTGGTGCCGTGGGAGTGGGAGATGTCGAAGCATTCGATGCGCAGCGGCGGCTCGGACAGCTCGAGCGCCTCCCCCAGGTCCTCGAGGGCCT is part of the Brachybacterium ginsengisoli genome and encodes:
- the rapZ gene encoding RNase adapter RapZ, whose product is MSEDHAPGPSTDTRGDVVIITGLAGAGRETAAHALEDMGWYVVYNIAPQLIGQLYELRASAVGRENRFAVVVDPRSGPFFNELSDVVADLRKADLRLRLLFLTADESTLVRRFDSVRRPHPLQGEEGVLEGIRREREMLAPYRRMADLVIDTAPLNVHQLTMKMRATFGTSAEQQLTVTMLSFGFKYGIPLEADHVSDVRFIPNPYWVPELRPKRGTDPEVADFVLGDANGAEFVERYLEMITPVLRGYSVENKHFTTLAIGCTGGKHRSVAVAERIGDQLRGAGHPVRIRHRDLGRE